From one Physeter macrocephalus isolate SW-GA chromosome 18, ASM283717v5, whole genome shotgun sequence genomic stretch:
- the ZKSCAN7 gene encoding zinc finger protein with KRAB and SCAN domains 7 isoform X3, giving the protein MAAQGRGTSGLIPRGAVLQRQEGRLTVKQEPESQSWRQGCSLQKNHPPVCEIFRLHFRQLCYHEMSGPQEALSRLRELCRWWLMPEVHTKEQILELLVLEQFLSILPGELRTWVQLHHPESGEEAVAVVEDFQRHVSGPGEVSPPAQEQEMHSEEMTALGATEESPPTSLLSEGSAPRAHLEPPGDPGAHQHLPSGHSAGENRMESSELPPKQKISEESVSSDRTSGILYGVIPGGPEAGDACEEALEKLEVQPSGEQGRRLKSDFLELTQEDKNKCTEDECDEYKELEEHPDLSSNPAEHQGILKGQKFYHCDECGKAFNRSSHLLGHQRIHTEEKPYECNECGKTFRQTSQLVVHLRIHTGEKPYECSDCGKTYRHSSHLIQHQRLHNGEKSYKCNECAEAFTQSSQLIDHQRTHTGEKPYECNECGEAFIRNKSLVRHQVLHSGEKPYKCNECGKAFCSNRNLIDHQRIHTGEKPYECNECGKAFSRSKCLIRHQSLHTGEKPFKCSECGKAFNQNSQLVDHERIHTGEKPFECNECGKAFSLSKCLIRHQRLHTGEKPYKCKECGKSFNQNSHLIIHQRIHTGEKPYECIECGKVFSYSSSLMVHQRTHTGEKPYKCKDCEKAFSDSSQLIVHQRVHTGEKPYECIECGKAFSQRSTFNHHQRTHTGEKHSGLARSVF; this is encoded by the exons ATGGCCGCCCAAGGCAGGGGAACTTCAGGCCTCATCCCCAGGGGTGCTGTTCTCCAGAGGCAGGAGGGGCGCTTGACCGTGAAACAGGAGCCAGAGAGCCAGAGCTGGAGGCAGGGCTGCAGTCTCCAAAAGAATCACCCTCCTGTCTGTGAAATTTTCCGGCTGCACTTCAGGCAGTTATGTTATCACGAGATGTCTGGGCCGCAGGAGGCACTGAGCCGGCTCCGGGAGCTCTGCCGCTGGTGGCTGATGCCGGAGGTGCACACCAAGGAGCAGATCCTGGAGCTGCTGGTCCTGGAGCAGTTCCTGAGCATCCTGCCAGGGGAACTGCGGACCTGGGTGCAGCTGCATCACCCTGAGAGTGGTGAGGAGGCTGTGGCTGTGGTGGAGGATTTCCAGAGACACGTTAGTGGACCAGGAGAG GTTTCACCTCCGGCACAGGAACAGGAAATGCATTCAGAGGAGATGACAGCCTTGGGTGCAACAGAGGAATCTCCTCCTACCTCACTTCTCAGTGAGGGTTCGGCACCCAGAGCCCACCTGGAGCCTCCTGGTGACCCTGGGGCACACCAGCACCTCCCCAGTGGGCACTCTG CAGGTGAGAACAGGATGGAGAGTTCAGAGTTGCCTCCAAAGCAGAAAATTTCTGAAGAATCAGTGTCATCTGATAGGACCTCAGGAATACTCTATGGAGTGATTCCTGGAGGACCAGAAGCTGGAGATGCCTGTGAAGAGGCTTTAGAGAAGCTAGAAGTTCAACCCTCAGGTGaacaagggagaagactgaagAGTGATTTCTTGGAATTAACAcaagaggataaaaataaatgcacagaagatGAATGTGATGAATATAAGGAACTTGAGGAACATCCAGATCTGTCCTCAAATCCTGCAGAACATCAGGGAATTCTGAAGGGACAGAAATTCTATCACTGTGATGAATGTGGCAAAGCTTTTAATCGGAGTTCTCacctccttgggcatcagagaatccacactgAAGAGAAACCGTATGAGTGCAATGAGTGTGGCAAAACCTTCAGGCAGACCTCTCAGCTCGTAGTCCATCTCAGAATCCACACAGGGGAAAAGCCCTATGAATGCAGTGATTGTGGAAAGACCTATCGCCACAGCTCCCATCTCATTCAACACCAGAGACTCCATAATGGGGAGAAATCATATAAATGTAACGAATGTGCAGAAGCTTTCACTCAGAGTTCCCAACTCATTGACCACCAGAGAACCCAtactggggagaaaccctatgaatgcaaTGAGTGTGGGGAGGCCTTCATTCGGAATAAAAGCCTAGTCCGCCATCAGGTACTTCACAGTGGTGAGAAACCTTACAAGTGTAATGAGTGTGGGAAAGCTTTCTGTTCCAACAGAAATCTTATTGACcatcagagaatccacactggggagaagccTTATGAGTGTAATGAATGTGGCAAGGCCTTTAGTCGAAGTAAATGTCTTATTCGACATCAGAGCCTCCACACTGGGGAAAAACCATTCAAATGCAGtgagtgtgggaaagccttcaatCAGAACTCTCAACTTGTTGACCATGAGcgaattcatactggagaaaaaccTTTTGAATGTAATGAGTGTGGTAAGGCATTCAGTCTGAGTAAATGTCTCATTCGACATCAGAGACTTCACACGGGTGAAAAGCCCTATAAATGCAAAGAGTGTGGAAAATCCTTCAATCAAAACTCACATCTTATTATacaccagagaattcacactggtgagaaaccttatgaatgtatTGAATGTGGGAAGGTCTTCAGTTACAGCTCCAGTCTTATGGTACATCAGAGAACTCAtactggggagaaaccctatAAGTGCAAAGATTGTGAGAAGGCTTTTAGTGACAGCTCACAGCTCATTGTgcatcagagagttcacactggagagaaaccctatgagtgtattgagtgtgggaaagccttcagtcaGCGTTCTACTTTCAATCACCACCAGCgaactcacactggagaaaagCACTCAGGTCTGGCTCGGTCTGTTTTTTAA
- the ZKSCAN7 gene encoding zinc finger protein with KRAB and SCAN domains 7 isoform X1 translates to MAAQGRGTSGLIPRGAVLQRQEGRLTVKQEPESQSWRQGCSLQKNHPPVCEIFRLHFRQLCYHEMSGPQEALSRLRELCRWWLMPEVHTKEQILELLVLEQFLSILPGELRTWVQLHHPESGEEAVAVVEDFQRHVSGPGEVSPPAQEQEMHSEEMTALGATEESPPTSLLSEGSAPRAHLEPPGDPGAHQHLPSGHSAQHASPVPALPQVGDVGDQAAATVLRMVRPQEAAEFEFLSVDYTQKKWKGPALSQKAALYRNIMPENCCSLASLGENRMESSELPPKQKISEESVSSDRTSGILYGVIPGGPEAGDACEEALEKLEVQPSGEQGRRLKSDFLELTQEDKNKCTEDECDEYKELEEHPDLSSNPAEHQGILKGQKFYHCDECGKAFNRSSHLLGHQRIHTEEKPYECNECGKTFRQTSQLVVHLRIHTGEKPYECSDCGKTYRHSSHLIQHQRLHNGEKSYKCNECAEAFTQSSQLIDHQRTHTGEKPYECNECGEAFIRNKSLVRHQVLHSGEKPYKCNECGKAFCSNRNLIDHQRIHTGEKPYECNECGKAFSRSKCLIRHQSLHTGEKPFKCSECGKAFNQNSQLVDHERIHTGEKPFECNECGKAFSLSKCLIRHQRLHTGEKPYKCKECGKSFNQNSHLIIHQRIHTGEKPYECIECGKVFSYSSSLMVHQRTHTGEKPYKCKDCEKAFSDSSQLIVHQRVHTGEKPYECIECGKAFSQRSTFNHHQRTHTGEKHSGLARSVF, encoded by the exons ATGGCCGCCCAAGGCAGGGGAACTTCAGGCCTCATCCCCAGGGGTGCTGTTCTCCAGAGGCAGGAGGGGCGCTTGACCGTGAAACAGGAGCCAGAGAGCCAGAGCTGGAGGCAGGGCTGCAGTCTCCAAAAGAATCACCCTCCTGTCTGTGAAATTTTCCGGCTGCACTTCAGGCAGTTATGTTATCACGAGATGTCTGGGCCGCAGGAGGCACTGAGCCGGCTCCGGGAGCTCTGCCGCTGGTGGCTGATGCCGGAGGTGCACACCAAGGAGCAGATCCTGGAGCTGCTGGTCCTGGAGCAGTTCCTGAGCATCCTGCCAGGGGAACTGCGGACCTGGGTGCAGCTGCATCACCCTGAGAGTGGTGAGGAGGCTGTGGCTGTGGTGGAGGATTTCCAGAGACACGTTAGTGGACCAGGAGAG GTTTCACCTCCGGCACAGGAACAGGAAATGCATTCAGAGGAGATGACAGCCTTGGGTGCAACAGAGGAATCTCCTCCTACCTCACTTCTCAGTGAGGGTTCGGCACCCAGAGCCCACCTGGAGCCTCCTGGTGACCCTGGGGCACACCAGCACCTCCCCAGTGGGCACTCTG cTCAGCATGCTTCCCCAGTGCCTGCCCTTCCCCAAGTGGGGGACGTAGGAGACCAAGCAGCGGCAACTGTGCTCCGGATGGTCAGGCCCCAG GAGGCTGCAGAGTTCGAGTTCCTGTCTGTGGACTATACTCAGAAGAAGTGGAAAGGTCCGGCACTCAGTCAGAAAGCAGCCCTGTACCGGAATATCATGCCAGAAAATTGCTGCAGCCTGGCTTCATTGG GTGAGAACAGGATGGAGAGTTCAGAGTTGCCTCCAAAGCAGAAAATTTCTGAAGAATCAGTGTCATCTGATAGGACCTCAGGAATACTCTATGGAGTGATTCCTGGAGGACCAGAAGCTGGAGATGCCTGTGAAGAGGCTTTAGAGAAGCTAGAAGTTCAACCCTCAGGTGaacaagggagaagactgaagAGTGATTTCTTGGAATTAACAcaagaggataaaaataaatgcacagaagatGAATGTGATGAATATAAGGAACTTGAGGAACATCCAGATCTGTCCTCAAATCCTGCAGAACATCAGGGAATTCTGAAGGGACAGAAATTCTATCACTGTGATGAATGTGGCAAAGCTTTTAATCGGAGTTCTCacctccttgggcatcagagaatccacactgAAGAGAAACCGTATGAGTGCAATGAGTGTGGCAAAACCTTCAGGCAGACCTCTCAGCTCGTAGTCCATCTCAGAATCCACACAGGGGAAAAGCCCTATGAATGCAGTGATTGTGGAAAGACCTATCGCCACAGCTCCCATCTCATTCAACACCAGAGACTCCATAATGGGGAGAAATCATATAAATGTAACGAATGTGCAGAAGCTTTCACTCAGAGTTCCCAACTCATTGACCACCAGAGAACCCAtactggggagaaaccctatgaatgcaaTGAGTGTGGGGAGGCCTTCATTCGGAATAAAAGCCTAGTCCGCCATCAGGTACTTCACAGTGGTGAGAAACCTTACAAGTGTAATGAGTGTGGGAAAGCTTTCTGTTCCAACAGAAATCTTATTGACcatcagagaatccacactggggagaagccTTATGAGTGTAATGAATGTGGCAAGGCCTTTAGTCGAAGTAAATGTCTTATTCGACATCAGAGCCTCCACACTGGGGAAAAACCATTCAAATGCAGtgagtgtgggaaagccttcaatCAGAACTCTCAACTTGTTGACCATGAGcgaattcatactggagaaaaaccTTTTGAATGTAATGAGTGTGGTAAGGCATTCAGTCTGAGTAAATGTCTCATTCGACATCAGAGACTTCACACGGGTGAAAAGCCCTATAAATGCAAAGAGTGTGGAAAATCCTTCAATCAAAACTCACATCTTATTATacaccagagaattcacactggtgagaaaccttatgaatgtatTGAATGTGGGAAGGTCTTCAGTTACAGCTCCAGTCTTATGGTACATCAGAGAACTCAtactggggagaaaccctatAAGTGCAAAGATTGTGAGAAGGCTTTTAGTGACAGCTCACAGCTCATTGTgcatcagagagttcacactggagagaaaccctatgagtgtattgagtgtgggaaagccttcagtcaGCGTTCTACTTTCAATCACCACCAGCgaactcacactggagaaaagCACTCAGGTCTGGCTCGGTCTGTTTTTTAA
- the ZKSCAN7 gene encoding zinc finger protein with KRAB and SCAN domains 7 isoform X2 — MAAQGRGTSGLIPRGAVLQRQEGRLTVKQEPESQSWRQGCSLQKNHPPVCEIFRLHFRQLCYHEMSGPQEALSRLRELCRWWLMPEVHTKEQILELLVLEQFLSILPGELRTWVQLHHPESGEEAVAVVEDFQRHVSGPGEVSPPAQEQEMHSEEMTALGATEESPPTSLLSEGSAPRAHLEPPGDPGAHQHLPSGHSAQHASPVPALPQVGDVGDQAAATVLRMVRPQEAAEFEFLSVDYTQKKWKGPALSQKAALYRNIMPENCCSLASLAGENRMESSELPPKQKISEESVSSDRTSGILYGVIPGGPEAGDACEEALEKLEVQPSGEQGRRLKSDFLELTQEDKNKCTEDECDEYKELEEHPDLSSNPAEHQGILKGQKFYHCDECGKAFNRSSHLLGHQRIHTEEKPYECNECGKTFRQTSQLVVHLRIHTGEKPYECSDCGKTYRHSSHLIQHQRLHNGEKSYKCNECAEAFTQSSQLIDHQRTHTGEKPYECNECGEAFIRNKSLVRHQVLHSGEKPYKCNECGKAFCSNRNLIDHQRIHTGEKPYECNECGKAFSRSKCLIRHQSLHTGEKPFKCSECGKAFNQNSQLVDHERIHTGEKPFECNECGKAFSLSKCLIRHQRLHTGEKPYKCKECGKSFNQNSHLIIHQRIHTGEKPYECIECGKVFSYSSSLMVHQRTHTGEKPYKCKDCEKAFSDSSQLIVHQRVHTGEKPYECIECGKAFSQRSTFNHHQRTHTGEKHSG, encoded by the exons ATGGCCGCCCAAGGCAGGGGAACTTCAGGCCTCATCCCCAGGGGTGCTGTTCTCCAGAGGCAGGAGGGGCGCTTGACCGTGAAACAGGAGCCAGAGAGCCAGAGCTGGAGGCAGGGCTGCAGTCTCCAAAAGAATCACCCTCCTGTCTGTGAAATTTTCCGGCTGCACTTCAGGCAGTTATGTTATCACGAGATGTCTGGGCCGCAGGAGGCACTGAGCCGGCTCCGGGAGCTCTGCCGCTGGTGGCTGATGCCGGAGGTGCACACCAAGGAGCAGATCCTGGAGCTGCTGGTCCTGGAGCAGTTCCTGAGCATCCTGCCAGGGGAACTGCGGACCTGGGTGCAGCTGCATCACCCTGAGAGTGGTGAGGAGGCTGTGGCTGTGGTGGAGGATTTCCAGAGACACGTTAGTGGACCAGGAGAG GTTTCACCTCCGGCACAGGAACAGGAAATGCATTCAGAGGAGATGACAGCCTTGGGTGCAACAGAGGAATCTCCTCCTACCTCACTTCTCAGTGAGGGTTCGGCACCCAGAGCCCACCTGGAGCCTCCTGGTGACCCTGGGGCACACCAGCACCTCCCCAGTGGGCACTCTG cTCAGCATGCTTCCCCAGTGCCTGCCCTTCCCCAAGTGGGGGACGTAGGAGACCAAGCAGCGGCAACTGTGCTCCGGATGGTCAGGCCCCAG GAGGCTGCAGAGTTCGAGTTCCTGTCTGTGGACTATACTCAGAAGAAGTGGAAAGGTCCGGCACTCAGTCAGAAAGCAGCCCTGTACCGGAATATCATGCCAGAAAATTGCTGCAGCCTGGCTTCATTGG CAGGTGAGAACAGGATGGAGAGTTCAGAGTTGCCTCCAAAGCAGAAAATTTCTGAAGAATCAGTGTCATCTGATAGGACCTCAGGAATACTCTATGGAGTGATTCCTGGAGGACCAGAAGCTGGAGATGCCTGTGAAGAGGCTTTAGAGAAGCTAGAAGTTCAACCCTCAGGTGaacaagggagaagactgaagAGTGATTTCTTGGAATTAACAcaagaggataaaaataaatgcacagaagatGAATGTGATGAATATAAGGAACTTGAGGAACATCCAGATCTGTCCTCAAATCCTGCAGAACATCAGGGAATTCTGAAGGGACAGAAATTCTATCACTGTGATGAATGTGGCAAAGCTTTTAATCGGAGTTCTCacctccttgggcatcagagaatccacactgAAGAGAAACCGTATGAGTGCAATGAGTGTGGCAAAACCTTCAGGCAGACCTCTCAGCTCGTAGTCCATCTCAGAATCCACACAGGGGAAAAGCCCTATGAATGCAGTGATTGTGGAAAGACCTATCGCCACAGCTCCCATCTCATTCAACACCAGAGACTCCATAATGGGGAGAAATCATATAAATGTAACGAATGTGCAGAAGCTTTCACTCAGAGTTCCCAACTCATTGACCACCAGAGAACCCAtactggggagaaaccctatgaatgcaaTGAGTGTGGGGAGGCCTTCATTCGGAATAAAAGCCTAGTCCGCCATCAGGTACTTCACAGTGGTGAGAAACCTTACAAGTGTAATGAGTGTGGGAAAGCTTTCTGTTCCAACAGAAATCTTATTGACcatcagagaatccacactggggagaagccTTATGAGTGTAATGAATGTGGCAAGGCCTTTAGTCGAAGTAAATGTCTTATTCGACATCAGAGCCTCCACACTGGGGAAAAACCATTCAAATGCAGtgagtgtgggaaagccttcaatCAGAACTCTCAACTTGTTGACCATGAGcgaattcatactggagaaaaaccTTTTGAATGTAATGAGTGTGGTAAGGCATTCAGTCTGAGTAAATGTCTCATTCGACATCAGAGACTTCACACGGGTGAAAAGCCCTATAAATGCAAAGAGTGTGGAAAATCCTTCAATCAAAACTCACATCTTATTATacaccagagaattcacactggtgagaaaccttatgaatgtatTGAATGTGGGAAGGTCTTCAGTTACAGCTCCAGTCTTATGGTACATCAGAGAACTCAtactggggagaaaccctatAAGTGCAAAGATTGTGAGAAGGCTTTTAGTGACAGCTCACAGCTCATTGTgcatcagagagttcacactggagagaaaccctatgagtgtattgagtgtgggaaagccttcagtcaGCGTTCTACTTTCAATCACCACCAGCgaactcacactggagaaaagCACTCAG